One Leopardus geoffroyi isolate Oge1 chromosome C1, O.geoffroyi_Oge1_pat1.0, whole genome shotgun sequence DNA segment encodes these proteins:
- the LOC123597470 gene encoding phosphatase and actin regulator 4 isoform X5, translated as MGQADVSRPVNPDAVEEAGQPTADPGMVMDSVEAGDMTPPTKRKSKFSGFGKIFKPWKWRKKKSSDKFKETSEVLERKISMRKPREELVKRGVLLEDSEQGGEDPGKLSHAMLKNGHTTPIGSTTSSSSVPADEESGRITSLRKPVPEEDPKKRLGLTGSQPNSEAESVPENVPKQPLLPPKRPLSSSHEANEGQAKDATSSGGAARSISSTSTAASTSAPAATTPATNPAKTVSSSVPPSPAPRTLPATPASTNTTATPSLTHTVPAKQPPIPPPKPAHRNSNPVIAELSQAINSGTLLSKPSPPLPPKRGIPSALVPTLESPATATATKAPSDQREKSTCSVGSEPLLMIPPLSPSPPLPTHTPPEPPRSPPFPAKTFPVVPEIELPPSLDLPQEVSQQEDQKKEVPKRMLDHSFGEPHVPCRLPPLPLHIRIQQALTSPLPMTPPLEGSHRAHSLLFEYSDNFSEDSSTLGRTRSLPITIEMLKVPDDEEEEEQTPPSAFTEDVASTSVVPKLPRCLQEEEEEKESDSDSEGPIQYRDEEDEEESHHSALANKVKRKDTLAMKLNHRPSEPELNMNSWPRKSKEEWNEIRHQIGNTLIRRLSQRPTAEELEQRNILQPKNEADRQAEKREIKRRLTRKLSQRPTVAELLARKILRFNEYVEVTDAQDYDRRADKPWTKLTPADKAAIRKELNEFKSSEMEVHEESKHFTRYHRP; from the exons AAGAAGCAGGCCAGCCCACCGCAGACCCAGGCAtggtcatggacagtgtggaAGCAGGAGACATGACGCCTCCCACCAAAAGGAAGAGCAAGTTCTCAGGCTTTGGCAAAATCTTCAAGCCCTGGAAGTggcggaaaaaaaaaagtagtgataaattCAAAGAGACATCAGAAG TTTTAGAGCGGAAAATATCTATGCGAAAACCGAGAGAAGAGCTGGTTAAAAGAGGGGTTCTTTTGGAAGACTCTGAGCAGG GTGGTGAGGATCCAGGGAAATTGAGCCATGCCATGTTAAAGAATGGCCATACCACCCCCATAGGGAGTACCACATCTTCTAGTTCAGTCCCAGCAGATGAAGAGTCAGGAAGAATAACAAGTCTTAGGAAACCTGTTCCAGAAGAGGACCCAAAGAAGCGACTAG GCTTGACTGGAAGCCAGCCTAATTCCGAAGCAGAGTCCGTTCCTGAGAATGTACCCAAACAGCCTTTACTTCCCCCTAAAAGACCCTTGTCCTCTTCTCACGAAGCAAACGAAGGGCAAGCAAAGGATGCCACTTCCTCTGGCGGCGCGGCAAGGTCCATCTCCTCCACCTCCACTGCCGCCTCCACCTCAGCACCTGCCGCCACCACTCCTGCCACCAACCCAGCAAAAACTGTTagttcctctgtccccccctccccagcgccCAGGACTCTGCCTGCCACTCCTGCCAGCACTAACACTACTGCCACCCCGAGCCTCACTCATACGGTCCCTGCCAAGCAGCCCCCTATCCCTCCCCCTAAACCAGCTCACAGAAATAGCAACCCTGTCATTG CTGAACTGTCCCAGGCAATAAACAGCGGTACATTGTTATCAAAACCATCCCCACCTTTACCACCAAAGAGAGGCATTCCGTCAGCCTTGGTACCCACCTTGGAGTCTCctgccaccgccaccgccacaaAAGCACCATCTgatcagagagaaaagagcacatGCTCTGTGGGCTCTGAACCACTGTTGATGATCCCAcctctctctccgtccccacCGCTGCCTACTCATACACCTCCTGAACCCCCACGGTCCCCTCCATTCCCTGCTAAGACTTTTCCAGTTGTGCCAGAAATTGAGTTACCACCGTCCTTAGACCTACCCCAGGAGGTTTCCCAGCAGGAAGATCAGAAAAAGGAAGTGCCTAAGAGAATGTTGGACCACAGCTTTGGAGAGCCCCATGTACCCTGTAGGCTGCCTCCACTCCCACTGCATATCCGAATCCAGCAGGCCCTGACCAGCCCGCTTCCCATGACTCCTCCCTTGGAGGGCTCTCACAGAGCTCACTCCTTGCTCTTTGAGTACAGTGACAACTTTTCTGAGGACAGCAGCACCCTAGGTCGGACCAGGTCACTTCCCATCACTATTGAAATGCTGAAAGT TCCAGacgatgaagaggaggaggagcagaccCCCCCATCTGCATTCACTGAAGATGTGGCATCTACCTCAGTTGTTCCCAAACTGCCACGGTGTctgcaggaagaggaggaagagaaggagagtgaCTCTGATTCAGAAGGTCCCATTCAGTACCGAGATGAAGAGGATGAAGAGGAGAGCCATCATA GTGCTCTGGCCAACAAAGTGAAGAGGAAGGACACACTGGCAATGAAGCTGAACCACAGACCCAGTGAACCAGAGCTGAACATGAATTCCTGGCCTCGGAAAAGCAAAGAGGAGTGGAATGAAATACGGCACCAGATTGGGAACACACTGATCCG ACGACTGAGTCAAAGACCAACAGCAGAAGAACTAGAACAGCGGAATATACTACAAC CTAAAAATGAAGCTGATCGGCAGGCAGAAAAACGAGAGATTAAACGTCGTCTTACTAGAAAG CTCAGTCAGAGGCCGACTGTGGCTGAACTACTTGCCAGGAAGATTCTGAGATTTAATGAATATGTGGAAGTAACAGATGCTCAAGATTATGACCGGCGAGCTGACAAACCTTGGACCAAACTGACCCCTGCTGACAAG GCTGCcataagaaaagaattaaatgaatttaaaagctCAGAGATGGAGGTTCATGAAGAGAGCAAACATTTTACACG CTACCATCGTCCATGA
- the LOC123597470 gene encoding phosphatase and actin regulator 4 isoform X3 translates to MEAPPVTMMPVTGGTINMMEYLLQETIPHLPKVVNSGMEDPFEEAGQPTADPGMVMDSVEAGDMTPPTKRKSKFSGFGKIFKPWKWRKKKSSDKFKETSEVLERKISMRKPREELVKRGVLLEDSEQGGEDPGKLSHAMLKNGHTTPIGSTTSSSSVPADEESGRITSLRKPVPEEDPKKRLGLTGSQPNSEAESVPENVPKQPLLPPKRPLSSSHEANEGQAKDATSSGGAARSISSTSTAASTSAPAATTPATNPAKTVSSSVPPSPAPRTLPATPASTNTTATPSLTHTVPAKQPPIPPPKPAHRNSNPVIAELSQAINSGTLLSKPSPPLPPKRGIPSALVPTLESPATATATKAPSDQREKSTCSVGSEPLLMIPPLSPSPPLPTHTPPEPPRSPPFPAKTFPVVPEIELPPSLDLPQEVSQQEDQKKEVPKRMLDHSFGEPHVPCRLPPLPLHIRIQQALTSPLPMTPPLEGSHRAHSLLFEYSDNFSEDSSTLGRTRSLPITIEMLKVPDDEEEEEQTPPSAFTEDVASTSVVPKLPRCLQEEEEEKESDSDSEGPIQYRDEEDEEESHHSALANKVKRKDTLAMKLNHRPSEPELNMNSWPRKSKEEWNEIRHQIGNTLIRRLSQRPTAEELEQRNILQPKNEADRQAEKREIKRRLTRKLSQRPTVAELLARKILRFNEYVEVTDAQDYDRRADKPWTKLTPADKAAIRKELNEFKSSEMEVHEESKHFTRYHRP, encoded by the exons AAGAAGCAGGCCAGCCCACCGCAGACCCAGGCAtggtcatggacagtgtggaAGCAGGAGACATGACGCCTCCCACCAAAAGGAAGAGCAAGTTCTCAGGCTTTGGCAAAATCTTCAAGCCCTGGAAGTggcggaaaaaaaaaagtagtgataaattCAAAGAGACATCAGAAG TTTTAGAGCGGAAAATATCTATGCGAAAACCGAGAGAAGAGCTGGTTAAAAGAGGGGTTCTTTTGGAAGACTCTGAGCAGG GTGGTGAGGATCCAGGGAAATTGAGCCATGCCATGTTAAAGAATGGCCATACCACCCCCATAGGGAGTACCACATCTTCTAGTTCAGTCCCAGCAGATGAAGAGTCAGGAAGAATAACAAGTCTTAGGAAACCTGTTCCAGAAGAGGACCCAAAGAAGCGACTAG GCTTGACTGGAAGCCAGCCTAATTCCGAAGCAGAGTCCGTTCCTGAGAATGTACCCAAACAGCCTTTACTTCCCCCTAAAAGACCCTTGTCCTCTTCTCACGAAGCAAACGAAGGGCAAGCAAAGGATGCCACTTCCTCTGGCGGCGCGGCAAGGTCCATCTCCTCCACCTCCACTGCCGCCTCCACCTCAGCACCTGCCGCCACCACTCCTGCCACCAACCCAGCAAAAACTGTTagttcctctgtccccccctccccagcgccCAGGACTCTGCCTGCCACTCCTGCCAGCACTAACACTACTGCCACCCCGAGCCTCACTCATACGGTCCCTGCCAAGCAGCCCCCTATCCCTCCCCCTAAACCAGCTCACAGAAATAGCAACCCTGTCATTG CTGAACTGTCCCAGGCAATAAACAGCGGTACATTGTTATCAAAACCATCCCCACCTTTACCACCAAAGAGAGGCATTCCGTCAGCCTTGGTACCCACCTTGGAGTCTCctgccaccgccaccgccacaaAAGCACCATCTgatcagagagaaaagagcacatGCTCTGTGGGCTCTGAACCACTGTTGATGATCCCAcctctctctccgtccccacCGCTGCCTACTCATACACCTCCTGAACCCCCACGGTCCCCTCCATTCCCTGCTAAGACTTTTCCAGTTGTGCCAGAAATTGAGTTACCACCGTCCTTAGACCTACCCCAGGAGGTTTCCCAGCAGGAAGATCAGAAAAAGGAAGTGCCTAAGAGAATGTTGGACCACAGCTTTGGAGAGCCCCATGTACCCTGTAGGCTGCCTCCACTCCCACTGCATATCCGAATCCAGCAGGCCCTGACCAGCCCGCTTCCCATGACTCCTCCCTTGGAGGGCTCTCACAGAGCTCACTCCTTGCTCTTTGAGTACAGTGACAACTTTTCTGAGGACAGCAGCACCCTAGGTCGGACCAGGTCACTTCCCATCACTATTGAAATGCTGAAAGT TCCAGacgatgaagaggaggaggagcagaccCCCCCATCTGCATTCACTGAAGATGTGGCATCTACCTCAGTTGTTCCCAAACTGCCACGGTGTctgcaggaagaggaggaagagaaggagagtgaCTCTGATTCAGAAGGTCCCATTCAGTACCGAGATGAAGAGGATGAAGAGGAGAGCCATCATA GTGCTCTGGCCAACAAAGTGAAGAGGAAGGACACACTGGCAATGAAGCTGAACCACAGACCCAGTGAACCAGAGCTGAACATGAATTCCTGGCCTCGGAAAAGCAAAGAGGAGTGGAATGAAATACGGCACCAGATTGGGAACACACTGATCCG ACGACTGAGTCAAAGACCAACAGCAGAAGAACTAGAACAGCGGAATATACTACAAC CTAAAAATGAAGCTGATCGGCAGGCAGAAAAACGAGAGATTAAACGTCGTCTTACTAGAAAG CTCAGTCAGAGGCCGACTGTGGCTGAACTACTTGCCAGGAAGATTCTGAGATTTAATGAATATGTGGAAGTAACAGATGCTCAAGATTATGACCGGCGAGCTGACAAACCTTGGACCAAACTGACCCCTGCTGACAAG GCTGCcataagaaaagaattaaatgaatttaaaagctCAGAGATGGAGGTTCATGAAGAGAGCAAACATTTTACACG CTACCATCGTCCATGA
- the LOC123597470 gene encoding phosphatase and actin regulator 4 isoform X8, whose translation MVMDSVEAGDMTPPTKRKSKFSGFGKIFKPWKWRKKKSSDKFKETSEVLERKISMRKPREELVKRGVLLEDSEQGGEDPGKLSHAMLKNGHTTPIGSTTSSSSVPADEESGRITSLRKPVPEEDPKKRLGLTGSQPNSEAESVPENVPKQPLLPPKRPLSSSHEANEGQAKDATSSGGAARSISSTSTAASTSAPAATTPATNPAKTVSSSVPPSPAPRTLPATPASTNTTATPSLTHTVPAKQPPIPPPKPAHRNSNPVIAELSQAINSGTLLSKPSPPLPPKRGIPSALVPTLESPATATATKAPSDQREKSTCSVGSEPLLMIPPLSPSPPLPTHTPPEPPRSPPFPAKTFPVVPEIELPPSLDLPQEVSQQEDQKKEVPKRMLDHSFGEPHVPCRLPPLPLHIRIQQALTSPLPMTPPLEGSHRAHSLLFEYSDNFSEDSSTLGRTRSLPITIEMLKVPDDEEEEEQTPPSAFTEDVASTSVVPKLPRCLQEEEEEKESDSDSEGPIQYRDEEDEEESHHSALANKVKRKDTLAMKLNHRPSEPELNMNSWPRKSKEEWNEIRHQIGNTLIRRLSQRPTAEELEQRNILQPKNEADRQAEKREIKRRLTRKLSQRPTVAELLARKILRFNEYVEVTDAQDYDRRADKPWTKLTPADKAAIRKELNEFKSSEMEVHEESKHFTRYHRP comes from the exons AtggtcatggacagtgtggaAGCAGGAGACATGACGCCTCCCACCAAAAGGAAGAGCAAGTTCTCAGGCTTTGGCAAAATCTTCAAGCCCTGGAAGTggcggaaaaaaaaaagtagtgataaattCAAAGAGACATCAGAAG TTTTAGAGCGGAAAATATCTATGCGAAAACCGAGAGAAGAGCTGGTTAAAAGAGGGGTTCTTTTGGAAGACTCTGAGCAGG GTGGTGAGGATCCAGGGAAATTGAGCCATGCCATGTTAAAGAATGGCCATACCACCCCCATAGGGAGTACCACATCTTCTAGTTCAGTCCCAGCAGATGAAGAGTCAGGAAGAATAACAAGTCTTAGGAAACCTGTTCCAGAAGAGGACCCAAAGAAGCGACTAG GCTTGACTGGAAGCCAGCCTAATTCCGAAGCAGAGTCCGTTCCTGAGAATGTACCCAAACAGCCTTTACTTCCCCCTAAAAGACCCTTGTCCTCTTCTCACGAAGCAAACGAAGGGCAAGCAAAGGATGCCACTTCCTCTGGCGGCGCGGCAAGGTCCATCTCCTCCACCTCCACTGCCGCCTCCACCTCAGCACCTGCCGCCACCACTCCTGCCACCAACCCAGCAAAAACTGTTagttcctctgtccccccctccccagcgccCAGGACTCTGCCTGCCACTCCTGCCAGCACTAACACTACTGCCACCCCGAGCCTCACTCATACGGTCCCTGCCAAGCAGCCCCCTATCCCTCCCCCTAAACCAGCTCACAGAAATAGCAACCCTGTCATTG CTGAACTGTCCCAGGCAATAAACAGCGGTACATTGTTATCAAAACCATCCCCACCTTTACCACCAAAGAGAGGCATTCCGTCAGCCTTGGTACCCACCTTGGAGTCTCctgccaccgccaccgccacaaAAGCACCATCTgatcagagagaaaagagcacatGCTCTGTGGGCTCTGAACCACTGTTGATGATCCCAcctctctctccgtccccacCGCTGCCTACTCATACACCTCCTGAACCCCCACGGTCCCCTCCATTCCCTGCTAAGACTTTTCCAGTTGTGCCAGAAATTGAGTTACCACCGTCCTTAGACCTACCCCAGGAGGTTTCCCAGCAGGAAGATCAGAAAAAGGAAGTGCCTAAGAGAATGTTGGACCACAGCTTTGGAGAGCCCCATGTACCCTGTAGGCTGCCTCCACTCCCACTGCATATCCGAATCCAGCAGGCCCTGACCAGCCCGCTTCCCATGACTCCTCCCTTGGAGGGCTCTCACAGAGCTCACTCCTTGCTCTTTGAGTACAGTGACAACTTTTCTGAGGACAGCAGCACCCTAGGTCGGACCAGGTCACTTCCCATCACTATTGAAATGCTGAAAGT TCCAGacgatgaagaggaggaggagcagaccCCCCCATCTGCATTCACTGAAGATGTGGCATCTACCTCAGTTGTTCCCAAACTGCCACGGTGTctgcaggaagaggaggaagagaaggagagtgaCTCTGATTCAGAAGGTCCCATTCAGTACCGAGATGAAGAGGATGAAGAGGAGAGCCATCATA GTGCTCTGGCCAACAAAGTGAAGAGGAAGGACACACTGGCAATGAAGCTGAACCACAGACCCAGTGAACCAGAGCTGAACATGAATTCCTGGCCTCGGAAAAGCAAAGAGGAGTGGAATGAAATACGGCACCAGATTGGGAACACACTGATCCG ACGACTGAGTCAAAGACCAACAGCAGAAGAACTAGAACAGCGGAATATACTACAAC CTAAAAATGAAGCTGATCGGCAGGCAGAAAAACGAGAGATTAAACGTCGTCTTACTAGAAAG CTCAGTCAGAGGCCGACTGTGGCTGAACTACTTGCCAGGAAGATTCTGAGATTTAATGAATATGTGGAAGTAACAGATGCTCAAGATTATGACCGGCGAGCTGACAAACCTTGGACCAAACTGACCCCTGCTGACAAG GCTGCcataagaaaagaattaaatgaatttaaaagctCAGAGATGGAGGTTCATGAAGAGAGCAAACATTTTACACG CTACCATCGTCCATGA